The Humulus lupulus chromosome 4, drHumLupu1.1, whole genome shotgun sequence genome has a window encoding:
- the LOC133829738 gene encoding 7-deoxyloganetic acid glucosyltransferase-like, with protein MENQRPQTVPRVLIFPMPAQGHVNPMLKLAELLAMSGIHITFLNTDHIHNRLIKYTDIETRYSKYTGFIFRTISDGLDEDHPRKGKLVWDIVHSLHQKAKPVLKEMLVSGQLGSGDSPSVTYMISDGLFGEFTIDVGEELGIPTVHFRCSSACYFWSYFFFPRLLESGEIPITNMDKLISSVPGMESFLRARDLPSMCRVTDVTTDQTLHMVHEVTYQSHRARALILNTFEDLEGPIVRRITEFCPNIYTIGPLHTHLNVRLAQNSKWSSDQSSNNLYDEDRSCLTWLDSQPPHSVIYVSFGSITVVSKAELLEFWYGLVNSKQRFLWVMPPDMVLGEDGENSVPADLEEATRERGCMVGYAPQEQVLAHSAVGGFLTHSGWNSTLESIGAGVPMICWPYFGDQQINSRFVSQVWNLGLDMKDVCDRKVVEKMVNDLMVERRREFAESTAEMARLAKRSVNEGGPSYSNLERLIQDIISCWTN; from the exons ATGGAGAATCAAAGGCCACAAACAGTTCCACGAGTTCTGATCTTTCCTATGCCGGCTCAAGGACATGTCAACCCAATGCTGAAGTTGGCCGAGCTTCTTGCCATGTCAGGCATCCACATCACCTTCCTCAACACCGATCACATCCACAATCGTCTCATCAAGTACACCGATATTGAAACTCGGTATTCCAAGTACACAGGCTTTATTTTTAGGACCATCTCGGATGGCCTCGACGAGGACCACCCTCGAAAAGGTAAACTGGTTTGGGATATCGTCCACTCATTGCACCAAAAAGCCAAGCCAGTTTTGAAAGAGATGCTAGTCTCGGGCCAACTTGGGTCGGGTGATAGTCCTTCGGTCACTTATATGATATCAGATGGGCTCTTCGGTGAGTTTACTATAGATGTTGGTGAGGAGCTTGGAATTCCCACTGTTCATTTTCGGTGCTCCTCTGCTTGTTACTTCTGGTCATACTTTTTCTTTCCACGCCTTCTTGAGTCCGGCGAAATTCCAATTACAA ATATGGACAAGCTTATATCAAGTGTGCCGGGAATGGAAAGTTTTCTACGGGCTCGAGATTTGCCTAGTATGTGCCGAGTGACAGACGTCACAACAGACCAAACTCTTCATATGGTTCATGAAGTGACATACCAAAGCCACCGAGCTCGAGCACTTATACTTAACACATTTGAGGACCTCGAAGGTCCAATAGTCCGTCGTATAACTGAGTTCTGCCCCAATATCTACACCATTGGGCCCCTTCATACCCACCTAAATGTGAGGCTAGCCCAGAACTCAAAATGGTCATCAGACCAATCCTCCAACAACCTTTACGATGAGGACCGAAGCTGCCTCACTTGGCTTGATTCTCAGCCTCCACACTCTGTTATCTACGTCAGTTTTGGTAGCATCACTGTCGTGTCCAAGGCCGAGCTACTCGAGTTTTGGTACGGTTTGGTGAACAGCAAGCAACGCTTTCTTTGGGTGATGCCGCCGGACATGGTATTGGGAGAAGATGGCGAAAATTCTGTCCCTGCGGATCTAGAGGAGGCTACAAGAGAAAGAGGGTGCATGGTTGGTTATGCCCCACAAGAACAAGTGCTAGCTCACTCTGCCGTGGGCGGGTTTCTGACCCACAGCGGGTGGAACTCGACCTTGGAGAGTATAGGAGCTGGTGTACCAATGATATGCTGGCCTTATTTTGGTGACCAACAAATCAATAGTAGATTCGTGAGTCAAGTGTGGAATCTTGGGCTAGATATGAAGGATGTTTGTGACAGAAAAGTTGTGGAAAAAATGGTGAATGATCTGATGGTGGAGAGGAGGAGAGAGTTTGCTGAATCAACGGCCGAGATGGCTAGGTTAGCCAAAAGGAGTGTAAATGAAGGTGGGCCATCTTATTCTAATTTGGAAAGGTTGATACAGGATATAATAAGTTGTTGGACTAATTAa